One segment of candidate division KSB1 bacterium DNA contains the following:
- a CDS encoding mercuric transporter MerT family protein: MQKTALSTVGSVVTAIFASLCCIGPAVLAIVGAGSLSAFAAFEKYRLYFIGITAVLLGAAFYLTYRKRPDESGKCEDGSCKIEGAGKWNKIGVWSATIIAALAIAYPYLAMKPSPANNTAFAPKANVVLKIEGMTCNACATRIQDTLSDIKGVHSVSVEQETKKARVAYDSSLVAPDVLVNRVNEIGYTAMLSQKKGE, from the coding sequence ATGCAAAAAACCGCTTTATCAACCGTTGGAAGTGTTGTGACCGCAATCTTTGCTTCACTTTGTTGTATTGGGCCAGCAGTTTTGGCGATTGTCGGCGCTGGAAGCCTCAGTGCTTTTGCCGCCTTTGAAAAATATCGTCTCTATTTCATCGGGATAACCGCCGTCTTGCTTGGTGCGGCTTTTTATCTCACCTACCGCAAGCGTCCCGACGAGTCGGGAAAATGCGAAGACGGCTCGTGCAAAATAGAAGGCGCGGGCAAATGGAACAAGATAGGCGTTTGGAGCGCGACAATTATTGCCGCTCTCGCTATAGCCTACCCTTATCTCGCCATGAAGCCATCCCCTGCAAACAACACCGCGTTTGCACCGAAAGCCAATGTGGTTTTGAAGATTGAGGGCATGACTTGCAACGCGTGTGCGACAAGAATACAAGACACACTTTCCGACATCAAAGGTGTGCATAGCGTGAGCGTGGAACAAGAAACAAAAAAAGCTCGCGTCGCCTATGACTCTTCGCTCGTCGCGCCAGACGTGCTTGTTAACCGTGTCAATGAAATCGGTTATACCGCCATGCTTTCTCAAAAAAAAGGAGAATAA
- a CDS encoding nitrate oxidoreductase subunit beta, translating into MPKVFNWQLGREMEYPYEAAFPKRQFAFVFNINRCIACQSCTMACKSTWTFNKGQEHMWWANVETKPYGGYPQFWDMKILKLLEEANPGGQVWNKSNGVAKFDGMTIFEAAQKKLAPESSRVLGYLPEDHEWNSPNIYEDNPKGIKGKKYELDKEGTELPIHKTWFFYLARICNHCTYPACLAACPRKAIYKRPEDGIVLLDQEQCRGYRKCVEACPYKKTMYRGNTRISEKCIACYPRVEGTDPESKGKPMETRCMAACIGQIRLQGLVKMNPNGTWAEDRYNPLYYLVHVAKVALPLYPQLGTAPNGYYIPPRWVPRPYLRQMFGPGVDEAIERYMNPDRELLAVLQLFRRSNLIIFSYKFQEGPKIYEGTLRGKPVSIYNDTVIAYGKDGEELFRTTIDEPVYERPALHANSI; encoded by the coding sequence ATGCCCAAAGTCTTCAACTGGCAGCTTGGCCGCGAGATGGAGTATCCCTACGAAGCGGCTTTTCCGAAACGGCAGTTCGCGTTTGTGTTCAACATCAACCGTTGCATTGCCTGCCAGAGCTGCACCATGGCCTGCAAGTCAACGTGGACGTTCAATAAGGGCCAGGAGCACATGTGGTGGGCCAACGTCGAGACCAAGCCGTATGGCGGCTATCCGCAGTTTTGGGATATGAAAATTCTCAAGCTGTTGGAGGAAGCGAATCCCGGTGGGCAGGTTTGGAACAAGTCCAACGGCGTGGCAAAATTTGACGGCATGACGATCTTCGAAGCGGCGCAGAAGAAACTCGCACCCGAAAGCAGCCGGGTGTTGGGCTATTTGCCGGAAGATCACGAGTGGAATTCACCGAACATTTACGAAGACAATCCCAAAGGCATCAAAGGCAAGAAGTATGAATTAGACAAAGAAGGCACGGAACTGCCGATCCACAAAACCTGGTTCTTCTATCTCGCGCGCATTTGCAACCACTGCACGTACCCCGCGTGTCTCGCCGCATGTCCACGCAAAGCGATTTACAAGCGCCCTGAAGACGGCATCGTGTTGCTGGATCAGGAACAATGCCGCGGCTATCGCAAATGCGTCGAAGCGTGTCCGTACAAGAAAACCATGTATCGCGGCAACACGCGCATTTCCGAAAAATGCATCGCTTGCTACCCGCGTGTCGAGGGCACCGATCCGGAATCCAAAGGCAAGCCGATGGAAACGCGCTGCATGGCCGCGTGCATCGGACAAATTCGTTTGCAGGGTTTGGTGAAAATGAACCCCAACGGCACGTGGGCAGAGGATCGCTACAATCCGCTTTATTATCTCGTGCACGTCGCGAAAGTCGCGCTGCCGCTCTATCCCCAGCTTGGCACGGCGCCGAACGGCTACTACATTCCGCCGCGCTGGGTGCCGCGGCCGTATTTACGCCAGATGTTCGGTCCCGGCGTGGATGAGGCCATCGAACGTTACATGAATCCCGACCGCGAATTGCTCGCGGTGCTGCAATTGTTCCGGCGTTCGAATTTGATCATCTTCAGTTACAAATTTCAAGAAGGCCCGAAAATTTACGAAGGCACGCTGCGCGGCAAGCCGGTGAGCATTTACAATGACACCGTCATCGCTTACGGAAAAGACGGGGAAGAGCTTTTTCGCACGACGATCGACGAGCCGGTGTATGAACGGCCGGCGCTGCATGCAAATTCGATTTAG
- a CDS encoding (2Fe-2S)-binding protein, whose product MNSCCTQPLDVIAADKHHHEESCCLVTEKTPAPARMECPVSGTLSRKIQRRTLEHLLKPEKLGSLRHVQYYYCKEPTCNVVYFSNANVPFFTTDDVAVKVFVKDQGDDVPVCYCFNWTRARIKQEIRETEKSTAAIEIAREIKAGTCACDIKNPKGECCLGDVNTFVKEVLAHPPKRRSE is encoded by the coding sequence ATGAACTCCTGTTGCACACAGCCTCTCGACGTGATTGCCGCCGACAAGCATCACCATGAAGAAAGTTGTTGTCTCGTGACGGAGAAAACGCCCGCGCCGGCAAGAATGGAGTGTCCAGTTTCCGGAACGCTTTCACGCAAGATTCAACGCCGAACGCTGGAACATTTGCTGAAACCTGAGAAGCTTGGTTCCCTGCGTCATGTGCAATATTACTATTGCAAGGAACCCACCTGCAACGTGGTTTATTTCTCCAACGCGAATGTGCCTTTCTTTACTACAGATGATGTGGCGGTAAAAGTGTTTGTCAAAGATCAGGGTGACGACGTTCCTGTTTGCTACTGTTTCAATTGGACACGTGCTCGTATCAAACAAGAGATTAGAGAAACTGAAAAATCCACCGCTGCTATAGAAATTGCCCGCGAGATTAAAGCCGGTACCTGCGCCTGCGACATCAAAAATCCCAAGGGTGAATGCTGTTTGGGCGATGTCAATACATTTGTCAAAGAAGTGCTGGCTCATCCGCCGAAAAGGAGATCTGAATGA
- a CDS encoding cupin domain-containing protein: MPSSTAYPSIGWGKEIFQPLVLSENACAFMWTMQPGGAVPEHLHKDCDEHFEVLEGEVTLKLAGKTITARAGETITVPRMTPHSPANKSATDLRCRVWFTPAAEQAKFFQIMLFLKSEKIEGMPAVFKAMHISNGLGYKEFSTVRGGMKAAEKLIMGWFKLTAPLMGWNKLMRRFAQPEAKTS; the protein is encoded by the coding sequence ATGCCGTCATCAACGGCCTATCCCAGCATCGGCTGGGGAAAAGAAATCTTTCAGCCTCTCGTTTTATCAGAAAATGCCTGCGCATTCATGTGGACGATGCAGCCCGGCGGCGCAGTGCCGGAGCACCTGCACAAGGATTGCGACGAGCATTTCGAGGTGCTCGAAGGCGAGGTCACGCTCAAGCTCGCCGGCAAAACCATCACCGCGCGCGCGGGTGAGACCATCACGGTACCGCGCATGACGCCGCACAGCCCCGCCAACAAAAGCGCGACGGATTTGCGCTGCCGCGTTTGGTTCACGCCCGCGGCAGAGCAGGCGAAATTTTTTCAAATCATGCTGTTCCTCAAAAGCGAAAAGATCGAGGGCATGCCCGCGGTCTTCAAAGCTATGCACATCAGCAACGGTCTGGGCTACAAGGAATTCAGCACCGTGCGCGGCGGCATGAAGGCCGCGGAAAAGCTCATCATGGGATGGTTTAAACTGACGGCCCCGCTCATGGGATGGAACAAACTCATGAGGCGATTTGCGCAACCGGAAGCAAAGACTTCATAA
- a CDS encoding enoyl-CoA hydratase-related protein, with protein sequence MAQYQKIKSDFSHENQILTLTLNAPKGNVLDREMMTELMTAITENGSAPSLKALMFQGAGGHFSFGASVPEHQKEFAPYMLATFHDLFRTLIAVNKPCIALVRGQCLGGGFELAMFCHWIFASEDAQFGQPEINLAVFPPVASLILPHLIGQSAADDLVLSGRSLTAQEAKQMRLVYSVSANPQVELDDFLAKHILPKSAIALQFAARASRHEMHLAFLKNIDTLEKMYVQELMETADANEGIKAFMEKRKPAWKNQ encoded by the coding sequence ATGGCTCAATACCAAAAAATCAAATCTGACTTCTCTCACGAAAATCAAATTCTCACACTCACCCTCAACGCCCCCAAAGGCAACGTCCTCGATCGCGAGATGATGACGGAGCTGATGACAGCCATCACAGAGAACGGCAGCGCGCCCTCGCTCAAAGCACTCATGTTTCAAGGCGCAGGCGGGCACTTCTCGTTTGGCGCAAGCGTGCCGGAACATCAAAAGGAATTCGCGCCGTACATGCTGGCGACGTTTCATGATTTGTTTCGCACGCTCATCGCCGTCAATAAGCCGTGCATTGCTTTGGTGCGCGGCCAATGCCTCGGCGGCGGGTTTGAATTGGCGATGTTTTGCCATTGGATTTTCGCTTCCGAAGATGCCCAATTCGGCCAGCCGGAAATCAACCTCGCCGTTTTTCCGCCGGTCGCTTCTCTCATCTTGCCACATCTCATTGGGCAATCAGCCGCCGATGATTTAGTACTCAGCGGCCGCTCCCTCACGGCGCAGGAAGCGAAACAGATGAGATTGGTTTATTCTGTTTCCGCCAACCCACAAGTGGAGCTGGATGATTTTCTCGCCAAACACATTTTGCCGAAAAGCGCCATCGCGCTGCAATTTGCCGCGCGCGCCTCGCGTCACGAAATGCATCTTGCCTTTCTAAAAAATATTGATACACTGGAAAAAATGTACGTGCAGGAACTGATGGAAACCGCCGATGCCAACGAGGGCATCAAGGCATTCATGGAAAAACGCAAGCCGGCTTGGAAAAACCAGTAG
- the mobB gene encoding molybdopterin-guanine dinucleotide biosynthesis protein B, whose product MKINNHSKRPVILEVIGYSGTGKTTLIEKLIPALRKRGIRLAVIKHTSHHHELDKPGKDSHRLRVAGAEAVVVSSPKMVAMFREVEREWPIGRLLCHLPRNVDLVIAEGFRSSEYPCIEVFRRCFSPDLKCRSPQNLLAVIGDDPGALTVPRFDRDAVRALAEFLLESLFAHPPLCQKKRTRYAFNKKLANDRRQPTDGAKGNPGTALG is encoded by the coding sequence GTGAAAATAAACAACCACTCGAAAAGACCGGTCATTCTTGAAGTGATCGGCTATTCCGGCACCGGCAAAACCACGCTGATCGAGAAGCTGATTCCGGCGCTGCGCAAACGCGGCATTCGGCTGGCCGTCATCAAGCACACCAGCCATCATCACGAGCTGGACAAGCCCGGCAAGGACAGCCATCGCCTGCGCGTGGCCGGCGCCGAGGCGGTGGTGGTCTCGTCGCCCAAAATGGTGGCGATGTTTCGTGAAGTCGAGCGCGAGTGGCCGATCGGCCGCCTGCTGTGCCACTTGCCGCGCAATGTCGATTTGGTCATCGCCGAAGGTTTCCGGAGTTCGGAATATCCGTGCATCGAAGTCTTCCGTCGCTGCTTCAGTCCGGATTTAAAATGCCGCTCGCCTCAAAATTTGTTGGCGGTGATCGGCGATGATCCCGGGGCGCTGACGGTGCCACGGTTTGATCGCGACGCCGTGCGTGCCCTCGCGGAGTTTTTATTGGAAAGCCTGTTTGCCCACCCGCCATTGTGCCAGAAAAAAAGGACACGCTATGCTTTCAATAAAAAGCTGGCAAATGACCGGCGTCAACCAACTGATGGTGCAAAAGGAAACCCCGGCACCGCGCTTGGCTGA
- a CDS encoding metalloregulator ArsR/SmtB family transcription factor translates to MKKIHVEGKLCIGPNFSKAEFALIKRNLASQKGLETLADLLAVAGNSQRLKILYLLHAHREMCVCDLAEVLELTDSAASQHLRKLKDKNLVKTRREGQTIFYSLVPNVFTAHLADLFSQDETKERHAFVLNERS, encoded by the coding sequence ATGAAAAAAATCCATGTCGAAGGAAAACTTTGCATCGGCCCGAATTTTTCCAAAGCCGAATTTGCTCTGATCAAACGCAATCTCGCCAGCCAAAAAGGCTTGGAAACTTTGGCCGATTTGCTGGCGGTGGCGGGCAATAGCCAGCGGTTGAAAATCTTGTATCTGTTGCACGCGCATCGCGAGATGTGCGTTTGCGATCTGGCCGAAGTGCTGGAGTTGACCGATTCCGCCGCTTCGCAGCATTTGCGCAAGCTCAAAGATAAAAATCTGGTCAAAACTCGGCGCGAAGGCCAAACCATTTTTTATTCGCTGGTGCCGAACGTTTTTACCGCTCATTTGGCAGATCTGTTTTCTCAAGATGAAACCAAAGAACGACACGCTTTCGTTTTGAATGAAAGGAGCTAA
- a CDS encoding SDR family oxidoreductase, which yields MLKLDFTNQVAVITGGSGGIGLTTAKLFVEAGGRVVCVDMRPPEEALANCRFIKADVSDFSAVRECINNILAGEKAVDCLINNAGISRDAPVWKMDEAAWDAVINVNLKGAFNFIHYLAPHFRERQHGKIVNVSSINGLRGKFGLANYAASKAGLIGLTKTVAKELGRYNVNVNAVAPGYILTTLTQNLPQQILDQAQSETVLGRLGQPEDVASTILFLCSEWARHITGEVIKVDGGQYI from the coding sequence ATGCTGAAGCTGGATTTTACCAATCAAGTTGCCGTCATCACCGGCGGCAGCGGCGGTATTGGCCTGACAACTGCCAAACTCTTTGTTGAAGCCGGCGGCCGCGTTGTTTGTGTTGATATGCGGCCTCCAGAAGAAGCGCTTGCCAATTGCCGCTTCATCAAGGCCGACGTGTCTGATTTCAGCGCCGTGCGAGAGTGCATCAACAACATTCTCGCCGGAGAAAAAGCCGTTGATTGCCTGATCAACAACGCCGGCATCTCGCGCGATGCGCCGGTGTGGAAAATGGACGAAGCCGCATGGGATGCGGTGATCAATGTGAACTTGAAAGGCGCGTTCAATTTTATCCATTATCTTGCGCCGCATTTTCGCGAAAGGCAGCACGGGAAAATCGTGAATGTTTCTTCAATCAACGGCCTGCGCGGCAAATTCGGTTTGGCCAATTACGCCGCGTCGAAAGCGGGTTTGATTGGATTGACCAAAACTGTGGCAAAAGAATTGGGACGATACAACGTGAACGTCAATGCCGTGGCGCCGGGATATATTCTCACGACGCTCACGCAAAACCTGCCGCAACAAATTTTGGATCAAGCTCAATCCGAAACCGTGCTGGGGCGATTGGGTCAACCGGAAGACGTGGCCAGCACGATTCTGTTTCTCTGTTCGGAGTGGGCACGACATATTACAGGGGAGGTCATTAAGGTTGATGGCGGACAATACATTTGA
- the oah gene encoding 6-oxocyclohex-1-ene-1-carbonyl-CoA hydratase: MSTFKDHNLVPDFKFTQVNYELRPCLDQQGKPVEDLYNAWIILNNPEQLNSYTTQMVKEVILAFRTASNARNVVAVVFTGVGHQAFCTGGNTKEYAEYYGGQPEEYRQYMRLFNDMVTAILHCDKPVICRVNGMRIAGGQEIGMACDFSIASDMAMFGQAGPKHGSAPDGGSTDFLPLFVGIENAMLSCTLCEHWSAHKAYRLGLLTEIVPVLKKDGKFIPNPLVITDRWIDETGKIIFGELRIGEEKQKAKELISQCEYDLSLLDQAVNRLCTSLMMAVPGCLTKTIESVRKHKLAHWDRNRESNRAWLGMNMLTEGRAGFKAFNEGAKGQREVNFIKLRQLLAQGQRWNDDLIEAIMPPRK; the protein is encoded by the coding sequence ATGTCAACCTTCAAAGACCACAACCTCGTTCCCGATTTCAAATTCACCCAAGTCAATTATGAATTGCGTCCGTGCCTCGATCAACAAGGCAAACCGGTCGAAGACTTGTACAATGCGTGGATTATTCTGAATAATCCCGAACAACTCAATTCCTACACCACACAAATGGTGAAAGAAGTGATTCTGGCGTTTCGCACGGCTTCGAATGCGCGCAACGTGGTGGCCGTGGTTTTCACCGGCGTGGGACATCAGGCGTTTTGCACCGGCGGCAACACCAAAGAGTATGCGGAATATTACGGCGGCCAGCCTGAGGAATATCGCCAGTACATGCGGCTCTTCAACGACATGGTCACCGCGATTTTGCACTGTGATAAACCGGTGATTTGCCGGGTCAACGGCATGCGCATTGCCGGCGGACAGGAGATCGGCATGGCCTGCGATTTTTCGATTGCGAGCGATATGGCCATGTTCGGCCAAGCCGGCCCCAAACACGGTTCCGCGCCGGACGGCGGCTCGACCGACTTTCTCCCGCTTTTTGTGGGAATTGAAAATGCGATGTTGAGTTGCACGCTGTGCGAGCATTGGAGCGCGCACAAAGCTTATCGCCTCGGCCTGCTCACCGAAATCGTGCCGGTGTTGAAGAAAGACGGAAAATTCATTCCCAACCCGCTGGTCATCACCGATCGTTGGATCGACGAGACCGGCAAAATTATTTTTGGCGAATTGCGCATCGGCGAGGAAAAGCAGAAAGCAAAAGAGTTGATCAGCCAATGCGAGTATGATCTCTCGCTGCTCGATCAAGCCGTCAATCGGCTTTGCACCTCGCTCATGATGGCTGTGCCGGGATGCTTGACGAAGACGATTGAGTCCGTGCGCAAACATAAACTCGCGCATTGGGATCGCAACCGCGAGAGCAACCGCGCCTGGCTGGGCATGAACATGCTCACCGAAGGCCGCGCCGGTTTCAAGGCGTTCAATGAAGGTGCCAAAGGCCAGCGTGAAGTTAATTTCATCAAGCTGCGGCAATTGCTGGCGCAGGGCCAGCGGTGGAATGATGATTTGATCGAAGCGATCATGCCGCCGCGGAAATAG
- a CDS encoding nucleotidyltransferase domain-containing protein, whose amino-acid sequence MSHLREQGLSIQSVYIFGSQAGGKTHKWSDVDVCIISKDFSRRNDALTYLWRALRQQNVKGGIEPIGFHSDEFIDDIPIVHEILRYGVRIV is encoded by the coding sequence GTGAGCCATCTGCGCGAACAGGGTCTTTCCATTCAAAGCGTGTATATTTTCGGCTCACAAGCCGGCGGCAAAACCCACAAGTGGAGCGATGTCGACGTTTGTATCATCTCCAAAGATTTCAGCCGCCGCAATGATGCGCTCACTTACCTTTGGCGCGCCTTGCGACAACAAAACGTCAAAGGCGGCATCGAACCCATCGGTTTTCATTCTGATGAGTTTATTGACGATATTCCGATCGTGCATGAAATTCTTCGATACGGCGTGCGAATTGTTTGA
- a CDS encoding molecular chaperone TorD family protein, producing MNNFKLHEVDLALCRSAIYEALALGFRPPAEETITRLVLEYHNLALAEIASMLDNDYSTPKKDGLASRVRRLSRLFNLESLQKSYRHLFGFTAHPKVPPYETEYGEEALFQQPQELGDIAGFYGAFGLKVNTFERVDHISCECEFLCFLNRKEAHALEANDAAMLEETRRAQRLFLKDHFGRFVPAFSKLLRREAPESFYAALGDLCHDFARLECARFNVPLGSELLRLRPTDLADEGFECGSGDELIQITKRTSTSTVTV from the coding sequence ATGAATAATTTCAAATTGCATGAAGTTGATCTGGCGCTTTGCCGCAGCGCCATTTACGAAGCGCTTGCCCTCGGTTTTCGCCCGCCGGCTGAAGAAACGATAACGCGGCTGGTTTTGGAATATCACAACCTTGCGCTGGCTGAAATCGCGTCGATGCTGGACAACGACTACTCAACCCCCAAAAAGGATGGACTCGCTTCCCGCGTCCGTCGCCTGAGCCGGCTTTTCAATCTTGAATCGCTGCAAAAATCATATCGCCATCTTTTCGGCTTCACCGCGCATCCGAAAGTGCCGCCGTATGAAACCGAATACGGCGAAGAGGCGCTCTTTCAGCAGCCGCAGGAATTGGGCGACATCGCCGGATTTTACGGCGCATTCGGTCTGAAGGTGAATACGTTCGAGCGCGTCGACCACATCAGTTGCGAGTGTGAATTTCTCTGCTTTCTCAACCGCAAGGAGGCCCACGCGCTGGAAGCGAATGACGCCGCGATGCTGGAGGAAACCCGCCGCGCGCAACGGCTGTTTCTCAAAGATCATTTCGGCAGATTTGTGCCGGCTTTCAGCAAGTTGTTGCGCCGCGAAGCGCCGGAAAGTTTCTATGCCGCTCTCGGCGATTTGTGCCATGATTTTGCCCGCCTGGAATGCGCTCGGTTCAACGTCCCGCTCGGCTCGGAGCTGCTGCGCCTGCGCCCGACCGACCTGGCAGATGAAGGTTTCGAATGTGGTTCTGGCGACGAGCTGATTCAAATCACCAAACGCACTTCGACTTCGACGGTTACTGTATAG
- a CDS encoding HEPN domain-containing protein, translating to MWTLQNSRKLGNVQVEKKVAKCLFDKKHYAYCLFFCHLAVEKALKRIYLLRQQKHPPFIHNLARIADEAGLQPDQAFRMDLQELTTFNIKARHEIIKAQFHRKATKAYAQQWLKRTTKILNLLKKVR from the coding sequence TTGTGGACATTGCAAAACTCGCGCAAGCTTGGCAACGTTCAAGTCGAGAAGAAAGTTGCAAAATGCTTATTTGATAAAAAGCATTACGCCTACTGTCTTTTCTTCTGTCATTTAGCGGTCGAAAAGGCGCTTAAGCGAATTTATCTCCTGCGCCAGCAAAAACATCCACCTTTTATTCACAATCTTGCTCGCATTGCCGACGAAGCCGGCTTGCAACCGGATCAGGCCTTCAGAATGGACTTGCAAGAATTAACGACATTCAACATAAAAGCACGGCACGAAATCATCAAGGCTCAATTTCATCGGAAAGCAACCAAAGCTTACGCACAACAATGGCTAAAGCGAACCACAAAAATTCTCAACTTGCTCAAAAAGGTCAGGTGA
- a CDS encoding adenylate/guanylate cyclase domain-containing protein, producing the protein MLLVNMEILNDNLLRCVPVHVLAKWQNSLQRELLLKKREKPLAILFADIEGCTRLCEDLPPKEMNELIETYFSRFFEVVEESGGTVNEIMGDGFMAVFEENDLPKNILAASVAALNIQRHANELNTQRSKEYEPVVVNIGIHAGIAFVGFTKFRTSAGERWTYTASGTVSNIAARLCALATNGGILVSDAVAEIIKTRYALHPLGQQKLKNVSQPVFVFKIEQSTTTNI; encoded by the coding sequence ATGTTGCTTGTTAACATGGAAATTTTGAACGATAATTTACTCCGTTGTGTGCCTGTACACGTTTTGGCGAAATGGCAAAATTCTTTACAGCGCGAGCTGCTACTTAAGAAACGGGAAAAGCCGCTGGCTATTCTCTTTGCCGACATTGAAGGTTGCACGCGGCTCTGTGAAGATTTGCCGCCAAAAGAGATGAATGAGCTCATTGAGACCTATTTCTCTCGCTTCTTTGAAGTTGTTGAAGAATCTGGCGGAACGGTCAACGAGATCATGGGCGACGGCTTTATGGCCGTTTTTGAGGAGAATGATCTTCCCAAGAACATTCTCGCCGCCTCCGTTGCTGCATTGAATATTCAACGTCATGCCAATGAGCTGAACACACAAAGATCAAAAGAATATGAACCGGTTGTGGTCAACATCGGCATTCATGCCGGAATCGCCTTTGTCGGCTTCACAAAATTCCGAACTTCCGCTGGCGAACGCTGGACATACACGGCATCCGGTACGGTCAGCAATATTGCGGCGCGGCTGTGCGCCTTGGCAACGAACGGTGGAATTTTGGTGAGTGACGCCGTTGCCGAAATCATCAAAACCCGTTATGCCTTGCACCCGCTGGGCCAGCAGAAACTGAAAAACGTAAGTCAACCTGTGTTCGTTTTCAAAATTGAGCAATCGACAACTACAAACATTTAA
- the had gene encoding 6-hydroxycyclohex-1-ene-1-carbonyl-CoA dehydrogenase → MLSIKSWQMTGVNQLMVQKETPAPRLAEDDVLVRVAGCGVCHTDLVFFYEGIHTVKPPPLTLGHEISGLVEEAGATCHSLIGKAVVVPAVLPCGECELCRKGRRTICRRQKMPGNHIDGGFAGHVIVPARFLCEVPLSDESSPFGQSGVTLRELAVVADAVTTPYQAIKNAELVKGDLAIFIGVGGIGGFGVQIAKALGAIVVAIDIDDRKLTLLSQYGADLTLNPKALDKKALRQSLQNFVKEKSLSPVEWKIFETSGTKAGQELAFSLLTHGATLSVVGFTMDTLEVRLSNLMAFDARAIGNWGCDPKYYPEVLALVQQGKIQLAPFVQTFPLSEINSVFERVHRRELEKRPVLVPDF, encoded by the coding sequence ATGCTTTCAATAAAAAGCTGGCAAATGACCGGCGTCAACCAACTGATGGTGCAAAAGGAAACCCCGGCACCGCGCTTGGCTGAAGATGATGTGTTGGTCCGTGTTGCCGGCTGCGGCGTCTGTCACACCGATTTGGTTTTTTTTTACGAAGGCATTCACACTGTCAAACCACCTCCCCTCACGCTTGGTCACGAAATCAGCGGCCTAGTAGAAGAGGCCGGCGCCACTTGCCACAGCCTAATCGGTAAGGCGGTTGTCGTTCCCGCTGTCCTGCCGTGCGGCGAATGCGAGCTTTGCCGCAAGGGCCGCCGCACCATTTGCCGCCGGCAAAAGATGCCGGGCAATCACATTGACGGCGGCTTTGCCGGTCACGTTATCGTGCCGGCGCGATTCTTGTGTGAAGTGCCCCTGTCCGACGAATCCTCACCTTTCGGCCAATCCGGCGTAACGTTGCGCGAGCTGGCCGTGGTCGCTGATGCCGTCACCACACCTTATCAAGCGATCAAAAATGCCGAGCTCGTTAAAGGTGATCTGGCAATCTTCATCGGCGTCGGCGGCATTGGCGGCTTCGGCGTGCAAATTGCCAAAGCGCTCGGTGCAATAGTGGTCGCGATTGACATCGATGACCGCAAGCTCACTCTCCTCTCGCAATACGGCGCTGATCTCACGTTGAATCCGAAAGCGCTGGACAAAAAAGCCCTCCGCCAATCTCTCCAAAATTTTGTCAAAGAAAAATCGCTTTCGCCGGTTGAATGGAAAATCTTTGAAACCTCGGGCACGAAGGCAGGCCAAGAGTTGGCGTTCAGTCTACTCACGCATGGCGCGACGTTGAGCGTAGTGGGCTTCACGATGGATACGCTCGAAGTGCGCTTGAGCAATCTGATGGCCTTCGACGCGCGCGCCATCGGCAATTGGGGCTGCGATCCCAAATATTATCCCGAAGTGTTGGCTCTCGTTCAGCAGGGAAAAATTCAATTGGCGCCGTTCGTGCAAACGTTTCCGTTGAGCGAGATCAACTCTGTTTTCGAACGTGTGCATCGGCGCGAGTTGGAAAAACGTCCGGTGCTGGTGCCGGATTTTTAG
- a CDS encoding cation transporter: MKIIISIFVLLVAASLLFAAGDKEKKTATKLELKISGMTCADCASHVEKAIRRDKNVAEAQVNWKEGLAVVQFKEKVEANASLPLFAELKKAGYTMEEIKDESGARWSIKMTCCGPNVCKIGEK; this comes from the coding sequence ATGAAAATCATCATTTCCATCTTCGTGTTACTGGTTGCCGCCAGTTTGTTGTTCGCCGCTGGTGACAAAGAGAAAAAGACCGCGACGAAACTCGAGTTGAAAATCTCCGGCATGACTTGCGCTGATTGCGCATCGCACGTCGAAAAAGCCATTCGCCGTGACAAGAACGTTGCGGAGGCGCAAGTAAACTGGAAGGAAGGTCTCGCCGTCGTCCAATTCAAAGAGAAAGTCGAGGCCAACGCCAGCCTGCCGCTGTTTGCGGAATTGAAGAAGGCCGGTTACACGATGGAAGAAATCAAGGACGAAAGCGGCGCGCGATGGTCGATCAAGATGACCTGTTGCGGCCCGAACGTGTGCAAAATTGGCGAAAAGTAA